The following proteins are co-located in the Trichormus variabilis 0441 genome:
- a CDS encoding single-stranded-DNA-specific exonuclease RecJ, producing the protein MLDRPPTELSKPRRRLPNQRWQIHLQKTDLAQKLADAANLSPIVCQLLINRGIETPEQAQAFLEPESLNLPSPLTEFPDLAMSVELLQEAIASQSKIAICGDYDADGMTSTALLLRSLRSLGAQVDYAIPSRMHEGYGINKRIVEEFHSEGVKLILTVDNGISAFEPIARAKELGLNVIITDHHDIPQKLPPADAILNPKLIAESSPYRGVAGVGVAYILAVSLAQKLDKTKGLIQPMLALFTLGTIADLAPLSGVNRRWVKRGLKLLPKSQLPGVQALIQVAGVQAINSKFKIPFGNAKGEQNSKLINNDSNKDLTYGVPNPQSPVPNPQSLKPEDIGFRLGPRINAVGRIGDPLTVIELLTTDDEGLALERAMQCEQANTSRQQMCEEIEQQAIAHVEDLYATSLQQDRVLVVIQPNWHHGVIGIVASRLVERYGVPVFIGTYEDEELIRGSARSIPEFNVFEALEYCHDLLGKYGGHKAAGGFSFPATNLQKLRSRLSEFANQCLQPQHLKPLLQIDVEANFNQIHQELYQQLNSLHPCGIDNPDPVFWTPNVQVVEQQIVGKGHIKVTLSQTIEGQPYQFKAIAWRWRDYYPLPPRLDIAYKLRENNFNGNTSLELELLGVRLAQKQLEAQSHQLQLFYQASSKPLRTAFKYNQRQYTCGVYQNNSLPELRIKNSDGKVLVMQPGNTIGLLGTSREDALEIDLTLPQYDSIVQAAIQALSMLSAEC; encoded by the coding sequence ATGCTAGACCGACCTCCTACGGAACTATCAAAACCTCGCAGGCGCTTACCTAATCAGCGTTGGCAAATTCACCTACAAAAAACAGATTTAGCCCAAAAACTGGCAGATGCGGCAAATCTTTCGCCTATTGTTTGTCAATTGCTGATTAATCGTGGTATTGAAACACCAGAACAAGCACAAGCATTTTTAGAACCTGAATCCTTAAATTTACCTTCGCCATTAACAGAATTTCCAGATTTGGCGATGAGTGTGGAGTTATTACAAGAGGCGATCGCTTCCCAAAGTAAAATAGCAATTTGCGGTGATTATGATGCAGATGGAATGACTAGCACCGCTTTACTTTTGCGTAGTCTCCGCAGTTTAGGCGCTCAAGTAGATTATGCTATTCCCAGCCGGATGCACGAAGGTTATGGTATCAATAAGCGGATTGTAGAAGAATTTCATAGTGAAGGTGTCAAGTTAATCCTCACTGTTGATAATGGGATTTCTGCATTTGAACCAATTGCTAGAGCCAAAGAACTGGGTCTCAATGTCATTATCACCGACCATCACGACATTCCCCAAAAACTACCCCCAGCCGATGCAATCCTCAACCCAAAACTCATCGCTGAATCTTCACCATATCGGGGTGTAGCTGGTGTTGGCGTTGCTTATATTTTGGCAGTATCTCTGGCACAAAAGCTAGACAAAACCAAAGGCTTAATTCAGCCGATGTTAGCACTGTTCACCTTGGGAACGATCGCCGATTTAGCTCCCTTAAGTGGTGTCAATCGTCGTTGGGTAAAACGTGGTTTAAAGCTATTACCTAAATCTCAATTACCAGGAGTCCAAGCATTAATCCAAGTTGCAGGAGTACAAGCGATCAATTCAAAATTCAAAATACCCTTCGGGAACGCCAAGGGCGAACAAAATTCAAAATTAATCAATAATGACTCTAATAAGGATTTAACTTATGGTGTCCCCAATCCCCAATCCCCAGTCCCCAATCCCCAATCCCTCAAACCAGAAGATATTGGCTTTCGTTTAGGGCCGCGTATCAATGCAGTTGGTAGGATTGGCGACCCTTTGACGGTAATTGAATTACTGACAACAGATGATGAGGGGTTGGCGTTAGAACGCGCTATGCAGTGCGAACAGGCTAATACTAGCCGTCAGCAAATGTGCGAAGAAATTGAACAACAAGCGATCGCCCACGTAGAAGATTTGTATGCAACATCTCTACAACAAGACCGGGTATTGGTTGTGATCCAACCCAATTGGCATCATGGTGTAATTGGTATTGTCGCCTCCCGCTTAGTGGAACGTTACGGTGTTCCCGTCTTTATTGGTACTTATGAAGATGAAGAACTAATTCGCGGTTCGGCTAGGAGTATCCCGGAATTTAATGTATTTGAGGCTTTAGAATATTGTCACGACTTGTTGGGTAAATATGGTGGTCACAAAGCCGCCGGCGGATTTTCTTTCCCCGCTACTAATTTACAGAAGTTGCGATCGCGTCTGTCTGAGTTTGCTAATCAATGTTTGCAACCCCAACACCTCAAGCCCTTACTGCAAATTGATGTTGAGGCTAACTTCAATCAAATCCATCAAGAACTGTATCAACAGCTAAACTCTCTCCATCCTTGCGGTATTGATAACCCTGATCCGGTTTTCTGGACACCCAATGTTCAAGTTGTAGAACAACAAATAGTCGGCAAAGGACATATTAAAGTCACACTCAGCCAAACTATCGAAGGTCAACCATATCAGTTTAAGGCGATCGCTTGGCGTTGGCGTGATTATTACCCTTTACCACCAAGATTAGATATAGCTTACAAATTGCGCGAAAATAACTTTAATGGCAATACCAGCCTGGAGTTGGAATTATTAGGTGTAAGACTGGCTCAGAAACAACTTGAGGCGCAGTCCCACCAGTTACAACTTTTTTATCAAGCTTCTTCTAAACCTTTAAGAACCGCCTTCAAGTACAATCAACGTCAATATACTTGCGGAGTCTATCAAAATAATTCTCTTCCCGAACTCAGAATTAAAAACTCAGATGGCAAAGTTCTAGTTATGCAGCCGGGAAATACAATTGGGTTACTAGGAACTAGTCGTGAAGATGCCCTAGAAATCGACTTAACTTTACCCCAATATGATTCTATTGTTCAAGCTGCTATCCAAGCATTGTCAATGCTGAGTGCTGAGTGCTGA
- a CDS encoding transposase, whose amino-acid sequence MPKSTSFQDGKRADWLMLCQWASNGLICLKYLDESGFERTSSLNYSYSKRGEQKSINQPRRRGRIISVLGFWEPQRSFEYGAVVGGFNSERYLQLLEWQAHLAQQRLQQTGQITVIIQDGASFHRSKKVQQHWQRWQQQGLYIFFLPPYSPQMNRIEDEWLHLKRDELSSQIFDDEYELALALIHAIENRANKANYSVKRFIFNHV is encoded by the coding sequence ATGCCAAAATCAACATCATTCCAAGATGGCAAACGTGCTGATTGGTTGATGTTATGCCAGTGGGCTAGTAATGGATTAATTTGTTTAAAATATCTTGATGAATCTGGGTTTGAACGAACAAGTTCGCTCAATTATTCTTATTCCAAACGTGGCGAACAAAAATCAATTAATCAACCCCGTAGAAGAGGCAGAATAATTAGTGTTCTTGGTTTTTGGGAACCGCAGCGCTCGTTTGAATATGGTGCTGTAGTCGGTGGTTTCAATAGCGAACGTTACTTGCAACTGCTTGAATGGCAGGCACATTTAGCTCAACAGCGTCTTCAACAAACGGGTCAGATAACTGTCATTATTCAGGATGGAGCATCATTTCATCGTAGCAAAAAAGTTCAACAACACTGGCAACGTTGGCAACAACAAGGGTTGTACATTTTTTTCTTGCCACCATACTCACCTCAAATGAACCGTATTGAAGATGAGTGGTTGCACCTCAAACGCGATGAGCTTTCTTCACAAATTTTTGATGATGAATATGAATTAGCACTCGCTCTCATTCATGCTATTGAAAATCGGGCTAACAAAGCTAATTACTCCGTTAAGCGTTTTATATTTAATCATGTCTAG
- a CDS encoding transposase family protein, with the protein MRERPGDNKEQEKYYSGKRSNHTFKSQMIILPEGKDIVDVVAGEPGPKSDITLFRKYRDNFDSKQRFKGDKAYIGEDVINVPIKKSKNQKLTPEQKAQNKAFSAKRIFVEHRIRTVKIFRVV; encoded by the coding sequence GTGAGAGAGAGACCTGGAGATAATAAAGAACAAGAAAAATATTACTCAGGTAAGCGGAGTAATCATACATTTAAAAGTCAAATGATTATCTTGCCAGAAGGTAAAGACATTGTAGATGTTGTAGCCGGAGAACCAGGTCCAAAAAGCGATATAACTTTATTCCGAAAATATCGGGATAACTTTGACTCTAAACAAAGATTTAAAGGAGATAAAGCTTATATCGGAGAAGATGTCATTAATGTTCCCATCAAAAAAAGCAAGAATCAAAAACTAACGCCAGAACAAAAAGCACAAAACAAAGCTTTTTCAGCTAAACGAATTTTTGTAGAACACCGCATTAGAACAGTCAAAATATTTCGAGTTGTATAA
- a CDS encoding transposase family protein, with product MTTFQLLGVQFGVSESTANDTFNYWLPNLRELLLSSLLEQVKKTLPTMK from the coding sequence ATGACGACATTTCAACTGCTAGGTGTCCAGTTTGGAGTCAGTGAATCTACTGCCAATGATACGTTTAACTATTGGTTGCCTAATTTACGAGAATTGCTGCTATCCAGTTTACTTGAACAAGTAAAAAAAACGCTGCCGACTATGAAATAG
- the psb30 gene encoding photosystem II reaction center protein Ycf12/Psb30 — protein sequence MFDALANINWEVIFQLTSVALIIIAGPAVIFVLAFRNGNL from the coding sequence ATGTTTGACGCTTTAGCCAACATCAATTGGGAAGTTATTTTCCAACTAACCTCTGTTGCACTAATAATCATTGCTGGGCCTGCTGTGATTTTCGTGCTGGCATTCCGCAACGGCAACCTATAA
- a CDS encoding helix-turn-helix domain-containing protein, producing MPTALRIKLTTEENKTLQELSLADNVPRRVKMRAIALRLNADGLTVPMIAGHLNIHEHTVRATLRRWENLGLGGLWEAPGRGGKRKWSLEDINAVEQWRLRRT from the coding sequence ATGCCGACAGCACTAAGAATAAAGCTGACAACAGAAGAAAACAAAACCTTGCAGGAGTTAAGCCTTGCAGATAATGTACCTCGAAGAGTCAAAATGAGAGCTATCGCATTAAGACTGAATGCAGATGGTTTAACAGTGCCAATGATTGCTGGTCACTTAAATATTCATGAGCATACAGTGAGAGCAACATTACGTAGATGGGAAAACCTGGGATTAGGTGGATTGTGGGAAGCACCCGGACGTGGAGGAAAGCGGAAGTGGAGTTTAGAAGATATAAATGCGGTTGAACAATGGCGCTTACGAAGAACGTAG